The proteins below come from a single Marinobacter sp. MDS2 genomic window:
- the murD gene encoding UDP-N-acetylmuramoyl-L-alanine--D-glutamate ligase: MSVIVSDRRTLIVGLGKTGLSCVRYLSGQGRSVTVADSRTNPPGLEELHEGWPEVPVHLGEFDPELFAGFSELVVSPGISIAEPAIEAAAKKGALIRGDVDLFAEAADAPVVAITGSNGKTTVTTLLGEMAKAAGLKVQVGGNIGTPALDLLGKGADLYILEVSSFQLETTDALNAVAATVLNVSDDHMDRYPDKMAYFQAKQRVYRGCKHAIVNLDDALSTPMARDNLRFLCFGFNRVNPDTFSTRDDDQGTWITFGFDNLLLASELNLMGRHNISNVMAALALGHAAGLPMPVMLDVAREFRGLPHRCEFVRKLDGVDYINDSKGTNVGATVAAIESLAPDQGKVVLIVGGDGKGADFGPLAAPVIACCRAVVLIGRDAGAIADVLGPGVEKISADSLKQAVGKARDVACVGDRVLLSPACASFDMFKDYNDRGDQFRELVEAL, translated from the coding sequence ATGAGTGTCATTGTTTCGGATCGTCGCACATTGATCGTAGGGCTCGGTAAGACCGGGCTCTCGTGCGTGCGCTATTTGTCCGGGCAGGGCCGATCGGTGACGGTGGCTGACAGCCGTACAAATCCACCGGGGCTGGAAGAGTTGCACGAGGGCTGGCCAGAAGTGCCGGTGCACCTCGGAGAGTTTGATCCCGAATTATTCGCCGGTTTCAGCGAGTTGGTTGTGAGTCCGGGCATCAGCATTGCCGAGCCGGCCATCGAGGCCGCTGCGAAGAAAGGTGCGCTGATTCGCGGTGACGTCGATCTGTTTGCCGAGGCAGCCGATGCGCCTGTCGTTGCCATTACCGGGTCTAACGGGAAAACCACCGTGACCACCCTGTTGGGCGAGATGGCGAAAGCCGCCGGGCTCAAGGTGCAGGTGGGCGGCAACATTGGCACGCCGGCCCTGGATCTGCTCGGCAAAGGCGCGGATCTCTATATTCTGGAAGTGTCGAGCTTCCAGTTGGAAACCACCGATGCGCTCAACGCTGTGGCGGCTACCGTGTTGAACGTCAGCGATGACCACATGGATCGCTACCCCGACAAAATGGCGTATTTCCAAGCCAAACAAAGGGTATATCGCGGTTGTAAGCACGCCATTGTGAATCTCGATGATGCTCTGAGCACTCCCATGGCGCGGGATAACCTGCGATTCCTGTGTTTTGGTTTCAATCGGGTTAACCCCGACACCTTCAGTACCCGGGATGATGACCAGGGAACCTGGATTACCTTTGGCTTCGACAACTTGTTACTGGCCAGCGAATTGAACCTGATGGGGCGCCATAACATCAGCAATGTCATGGCTGCCTTGGCACTTGGCCACGCCGCCGGTTTGCCGATGCCCGTGATGCTGGATGTGGCTCGAGAGTTTCGTGGTTTGCCACACCGCTGCGAGTTTGTCCGTAAGCTGGATGGGGTGGATTACATCAACGATTCCAAAGGCACCAATGTCGGCGCAACTGTTGCCGCGATCGAAAGTTTGGCGCCGGATCAGGGCAAGGTGGTTCTGATTGTGGGAGGCGACGGCAAAGGCGCTGATTTCGGCCCCTTGGCCGCGCCGGTTATCGCGTGTTGTCGCGCGGTCGTGTTGATTGGCCGGGATGCCGGTGCAATTGCCGACGTGCTGGGGCCGGGCGTTGAGAAGATCTCGGCTGACTCCCTGAAGCAAGCGGTCGGTAAAGCTCGGGACGTGGCCTGCGTGGGCGATCGGGTGTTGTTGTCACCGGCCTGCGCCAGTTTCGATATGTTCAAAGACTACAACGACCGCGGAGATCAGTTCCGCGAGTTGGTGGAGGCGCTGTGA
- the mraY gene encoding phospho-N-acetylmuramoyl-pentapeptide-transferase has product MLLWLTEVLSQYFSALTVFQYLTVRAIFGVLTALLISLMIGPLMIRKLSQYQIGQAVRDDGPQTHLSKAGTPTMGGALILVAIAISTLLWADLSNRYVWTVLLVTILFGAIGWVDDYRKVVERNPRGLPGRWKYFWQSVIGAAAAVVLYATSTLPQETSLYLPFLKNVSLTLGPVLFILLTYFVIVGSSNAVNLTDGLDGLAIMPTVMVAGALAIFAYVSGHAQFANYLLIPHLPGTGELIVFCCALVGAGLGFLWFNTYPAQVFMGDVGALALGAALGVVAVIVRQEIVLFIMGGVFVMETVSVILQVASFRLTGRRIFRMAPLHHHFELKGWPEPRVIVRFWVITVVLVLIGLASLKLR; this is encoded by the coding sequence ATGCTGCTCTGGCTGACAGAGGTTTTATCTCAATATTTTTCTGCGCTGACGGTGTTTCAGTACCTGACCGTGCGCGCTATTTTCGGAGTGCTGACGGCACTGTTGATCTCGCTGATGATCGGTCCGTTGATGATCCGCAAACTCAGCCAGTACCAGATCGGGCAGGCGGTTCGGGATGACGGTCCTCAGACCCATCTGAGCAAGGCCGGCACACCCACCATGGGTGGTGCGTTGATTCTAGTGGCAATTGCCATTTCAACGTTGCTATGGGCCGACCTGAGTAATCGCTATGTCTGGACCGTGCTGTTGGTCACCATTTTGTTCGGTGCAATCGGCTGGGTGGATGACTATCGCAAGGTCGTTGAGCGCAACCCCCGTGGTTTGCCGGGTCGGTGGAAATATTTCTGGCAATCGGTGATTGGAGCGGCGGCTGCCGTGGTTCTGTATGCCACATCGACCTTGCCGCAGGAAACGTCGTTGTATTTGCCGTTTCTGAAAAATGTGTCCCTCACCCTGGGGCCAGTACTGTTCATCCTGCTGACCTACTTCGTCATTGTCGGCAGCAGCAACGCGGTGAACCTGACCGACGGTCTCGATGGGTTGGCCATTATGCCCACCGTGATGGTTGCCGGTGCGCTTGCTATCTTCGCTTACGTGTCCGGGCACGCACAATTTGCCAATTACCTGTTGATCCCGCATCTCCCGGGTACCGGTGAGCTGATCGTGTTCTGTTGCGCTCTGGTAGGCGCAGGGCTCGGGTTCTTGTGGTTCAACACCTATCCCGCCCAGGTATTTATGGGGGATGTGGGCGCACTGGCACTGGGAGCCGCTTTGGGTGTGGTTGCGGTGATTGTTCGCCAAGAGATTGTTTTGTTCATCATGGGGGGCGTGTTTGTTATGGAAACTGTGTCGGTGATTCTCCAGGTGGCTTCGTTCCGCCTGACCGGACGCCGGATTTTCCGTATGGCCCCTTTGCATCACCATTTTGAGCTCAAAGGTTGGCCGGAACCTCGAGTCATCGTGCGGTTCTGGGTTATTACCGTGGTTCTTGTACTGATTGGCCTGGCCAGTCTGAAACTCCGATAG
- the ftsW gene encoding putative lipid II flippase FtsW — protein MQIAASIPQHQAKAFQFQPLPVLVLTSVALLVIGMVMISSASMDVAAATLGNSYHYVVRQVIFAMLGCLAALVAVNIPISWWERSGWLLLGVGLLVLVLVLTPLGRTVNGSTRWIPMGVFNVQVSEVAKLCLIAYLSGYVVRRREALLNDWSGFFRPLIVLGLAVGLLMIEPDFGASVVLSAAAAGVIFLSGVRLTRFLPLIGLMVVAGTVLVVSAPYRLKRVVSYLDPWKDQFDSGYQLTQSLIAFGRGEWTGVGLGNSVQKLFFLPEAHTDFIFAIIAEEFGLLGALIVVALFTALVVSGFVIGRRAERSGMPFGACFSYGLTMLVGLQAAINMCVTTGLLPTKGLTLPLVSYGGSSLLVTCVGLGIIARVEMERLDKEKMAADKPARKVKGGAVYD, from the coding sequence ATGCAGATCGCCGCCAGTATTCCCCAGCACCAGGCCAAAGCTTTTCAGTTTCAGCCCCTGCCGGTATTGGTGCTGACATCGGTGGCTTTGCTGGTTATCGGCATGGTGATGATCTCGTCTGCTTCGATGGACGTGGCCGCGGCGACGCTGGGTAACAGCTATCACTACGTGGTAAGGCAAGTGATTTTCGCCATGCTCGGGTGTTTGGCTGCCTTGGTAGCGGTGAATATTCCGATTTCCTGGTGGGAGCGCAGTGGCTGGTTACTGCTGGGTGTTGGCTTGTTGGTTCTGGTTTTGGTTTTGACTCCGCTTGGCCGCACGGTAAACGGGTCAACCCGCTGGATACCTATGGGCGTGTTCAACGTGCAAGTTTCCGAGGTGGCCAAGCTGTGCTTGATCGCCTACCTCTCGGGTTATGTTGTGCGCCGCCGGGAAGCTTTGCTGAATGATTGGTCCGGCTTCTTCCGGCCATTGATCGTTTTGGGCCTAGCGGTCGGTTTGCTGATGATCGAACCGGATTTCGGTGCCTCGGTGGTGCTGAGTGCCGCCGCTGCGGGCGTGATTTTCCTGAGCGGCGTTCGGCTTACGCGGTTCTTACCGCTGATTGGCCTGATGGTGGTTGCGGGAACCGTGCTGGTGGTCAGTGCCCCATACCGATTGAAGCGGGTCGTAAGCTACCTCGACCCCTGGAAAGATCAGTTTGATAGCGGCTATCAGCTCACCCAATCGTTGATCGCCTTTGGTCGTGGCGAATGGACCGGCGTGGGGCTGGGCAACTCCGTGCAGAAGCTGTTCTTTTTGCCGGAAGCCCATACCGACTTCATCTTCGCGATCATTGCCGAAGAATTTGGATTGCTCGGGGCGCTGATCGTGGTGGCCTTGTTTACAGCTTTGGTGGTGAGCGGTTTTGTGATTGGTCGCCGGGCCGAACGCAGCGGTATGCCGTTTGGCGCTTGTTTCAGCTACGGCTTAACGATGCTGGTCGGGTTACAGGCTGCCATCAACATGTGTGTAACAACCGGCCTTCTACCAACCAAAGGCCTCACGCTGCCTTTGGTGAGCTACGGCGGTTCCAGTTTGCTGGTGACGTGTGTGGGCCTTGGCATCATCGCCAGGGTCGAAATGGAACGTTTGGATAAAGAGAAAATGGCGGCAGACAAACCTGCCCGGAAAGTTAAAGGAGGCGCGGTTTATGACTAG